In Acidobacteriota bacterium, one DNA window encodes the following:
- a CDS encoding PIN domain-containing protein — translation MTSFDSNILLYGFSRDSPFHNRARSLLEDWTPREDVAVSELVLVEFYTLLRNPAVLARPLSAREAVEVVQAYRRHPRWMLLGFDTDSVAVHEELWSRAAESVFGRRRVYDARLAFTLRRQGVTEFATANVRDFQDFGFERTWSPFDD, via the coding sequence GTGACGTCGTTCGACTCCAACATCCTGCTCTACGGCTTCAGTCGGGACAGTCCCTTTCACAATCGCGCCCGCAGCCTGCTGGAGGACTGGACTCCGCGTGAGGACGTCGCAGTCTCGGAACTCGTACTGGTGGAGTTCTATACGCTTCTCCGGAACCCCGCCGTGCTCGCCCGACCTCTGTCGGCGCGCGAGGCGGTCGAGGTCGTTCAGGCCTACCGGCGGCACCCGCGTTGGATGCTGCTCGGCTTCGACACGGACAGCGTGGCGGTGCACGAAGAGTTGTGGTCCCGAGCGGCCGAGTCCGTCTTCGGGCGTCGCCGTGTCTACGATGCCCGTCTGGCCTTCACGCTGCGGCGGCAGGGCGTTACCGAGTTTGCAACCGCTAACGTGAGGGACTTTCAGGACTTTGGATTCGAGCGGACATGGAGTCCGTTCGACGACTGA
- a CDS encoding PQQ-binding-like beta-propeller repeat protein, whose translation MADFLRRIRVPAVSLCLLPFLLTGAADAQNEDWGGYPGDEWPLAGGHFGQTRHSSLTQITPDNVEQLGGAWVTELGGGEVSRSTVVVRNGLLFLNTGSSIRALDAATGEEQWRVLAPVGRMNKGVALGSGLVFAGLSDSRLIALDQRTGEQVWEHLVGVEGQFGQWISSPSTYAEGLVITGMANGDSYLRGRIVAVDARTGERRWLFDVIPEPGALGSETWPVDSDVWRFGGGGVWMTPTVDVDLGLFFVGTGNAVPMWGGELRPGNNLFTSSVVALDLHTGEYRWHQQLVHHELWEHDLATPLIVYDTEVDGETRKALAAMRTDGYLFAFDAETGEPVFEIEERPVPQNEFLRTSPTQPFPVGADKVGSDCVDPDMIPPGFEAGCYYDPIGPDLPNKFIPYMTMRFAPMSYSPVTGYFYGMACVYPRWIKRPENGWFFTGTTVRAPGLKQHGLHVALDSRTNKIVWQHEVPWSDCNSSGALTTASGLMFHTEADGNLGAFDQRTGEVLWQFQTGQIGLFGSNGFGGGPVVTYAIDGEQYVALTMGRLVWGFKLGGTVPPRPAPEPPPTVLPFEGPVAETDTIELKRVITQSNQNTGRNDEWHDDYGLTPTRASVAAGTEVTWTNPTGLSHTLSARDGSWTTGPIGPGASGSVVLDAAGEHEYICTEHPWTIGQIIVE comes from the coding sequence ATGGCTGACTTCCTTCGTCGCATCCGCGTTCCGGCCGTTTCCCTTTGTCTGCTGCCGTTCCTCCTGACGGGCGCCGCGGACGCCCAGAACGAAGACTGGGGCGGCTACCCGGGCGACGAATGGCCGCTCGCGGGCGGCCACTTCGGCCAGACTCGGCATTCGTCGCTGACGCAGATCACCCCTGACAACGTCGAGCAGCTCGGCGGGGCCTGGGTCACCGAGCTGGGCGGAGGCGAAGTGTCCCGCTCCACCGTCGTGGTGCGCAACGGGCTGTTGTTCCTGAACACCGGAAGCAGCATCCGAGCCCTCGACGCCGCCACCGGCGAGGAACAGTGGCGAGTGCTCGCACCGGTTGGCCGGATGAACAAGGGCGTGGCCCTGGGATCCGGGCTGGTCTTCGCGGGGCTCAGCGACTCGCGCCTAATCGCGCTCGATCAGCGGACCGGCGAGCAGGTCTGGGAGCACCTGGTGGGCGTGGAGGGCCAGTTCGGCCAGTGGATTTCCTCCCCGTCAACCTACGCCGAGGGGCTGGTGATAACCGGCATGGCGAACGGCGACAGCTATCTGCGCGGGCGGATCGTGGCGGTGGACGCCCGCACCGGGGAGCGGCGGTGGCTCTTCGACGTGATTCCCGAGCCGGGCGCCCTCGGCTCGGAAACGTGGCCGGTAGACAGCGACGTATGGCGATTCGGCGGCGGCGGCGTCTGGATGACGCCGACCGTCGACGTCGACCTCGGCCTGTTCTTCGTCGGCACCGGCAATGCGGTCCCGATGTGGGGCGGCGAGCTGCGGCCGGGCAACAACCTGTTCACCTCGTCGGTGGTGGCGCTCGACCTCCATACGGGTGAATACCGCTGGCACCAGCAGCTCGTGCACCACGAACTCTGGGAGCACGACCTGGCGACGCCGCTCATCGTCTACGACACCGAGGTGGACGGGGAGACCCGGAAGGCGCTGGCCGCGATGCGTACCGACGGGTATCTCTTCGCGTTCGATGCCGAGACCGGCGAACCGGTGTTCGAGATCGAAGAACGGCCCGTGCCGCAGAACGAGTTCCTGCGGACCTCGCCGACGCAACCCTTCCCGGTCGGCGCCGACAAGGTCGGCTCCGACTGCGTCGACCCGGACATGATTCCGCCGGGGTTCGAGGCCGGCTGCTACTACGACCCGATCGGTCCCGATCTGCCGAACAAGTTCATTCCCTACATGACGATGCGGTTCGCACCGATGTCCTACAGCCCGGTCACCGGGTACTTCTACGGCATGGCATGCGTCTATCCTCGCTGGATCAAGCGCCCCGAGAACGGTTGGTTCTTCACCGGCACCACCGTCCGGGCGCCCGGCCTGAAGCAGCACGGCCTCCACGTGGCGCTCGACAGCCGGACCAACAAGATTGTCTGGCAGCACGAGGTGCCCTGGTCGGACTGCAACAGCAGCGGCGCCCTGACTACGGCGAGCGGCCTGATGTTCCACACCGAAGCGGACGGCAACCTCGGCGCCTTCGATCAGCGGACGGGCGAGGTGCTGTGGCAGTTCCAGACCGGCCAGATCGGCCTTTTTGGCTCGAACGGCTTCGGGGGCGGGCCAGTGGTGACCTACGCGATCGACGGCGAGCAGTACGTGGCGTTGACCATGGGACGCCTCGTCTGGGGCTTCAAGCTCGGCGGGACGGTTCCGCCGCGGCCGGCGCCGGAGCCGCCGCCGACGGTGCTGCCGTTCGAGGGGCCGGTCGCCGAAACCGACACTATCGAGCTCAAGCGCGTGATCACCCAGAGCAACCAGAACACCGGGCGCAACGACGAGTGGCACGACGACTACGGATTGACTCCGACGCGGGCGTCCGTCGCCGCGGGAACCGAGGTGACCTGGACGAATCCGACCGGGCTGAGCCACACCCTCTCGGCGCGCGACGGCTCGTGGACCACCGGTCCTATCGGCCCGGGGGCTTCCGGTTCCGTGGTCCTCGATGCGGCCGGCGAGCACGAGTACATCTGCACCGAGCATCCATGGACGATCGGGCAGATCATCGTGGAGTAG
- a CDS encoding DUF3604 domain-containing protein, translated as MTARLTACLLIPTMLACGAAEEPAGETPSPAAPAPGRVVQEWNPPSAPAQPADLVTREPCTHHDPLRQAFFGDLHTHTAFSLDALGRGGFQTPDDAYRFARGEEIGLSPLDADGRPARAARLVRPLDFAAVTDHSEWLGEVAVCTNPSSPVYDSAACRGLRPGGTPEERAAWQADRLAGRGPVVCGDDGRDCRDGLLTAWEATREAAERYYDRSSDCSFTTFHAWEYTRAPGRSKVHRNVILRNEIGPELPISWIDADQPRDLWTRLKARCNDTGTGCEALTIPHNPNISNGQMFTLDWGGLPIDEQRERAALRSEMEPLVEMMQAKGESECRRGMWDVVGGEDELCDFEKVRYIDGQRPPDCEDGTGEGGLRGEGCQSRLDFVRYALIEGIAQEERLGINPIQLGLIASTDGHNGLPGDTDEYDYQGHNSNVDSDLEKRLTTQAYAPHPLRNPGGLIGVWAEENSRDSLFDAMQRKETFGTSGVRIQARLFGGWDLPDLCSSNDMIAEAYETGVPMGSVLPAREGSGAPRLFVTALADPGTPERPGTPLQRIQIIKGWVGDDGRFHEAIYDVAGDPDNGAGVSRETCALSGEGAASLCTVWTDPDFDPSRSAVYYARVVENPSCRWNGYQCAALPAEERPAACSNPDLPWRIQERAWTSPIWYRADDQ; from the coding sequence ATGACAGCACGGCTGACGGCGTGTTTGTTGATCCCGACGATGCTCGCCTGCGGAGCGGCGGAGGAGCCCGCGGGGGAGACGCCGTCGCCTGCGGCGCCCGCGCCAGGCCGCGTCGTGCAGGAGTGGAACCCGCCGAGCGCCCCCGCGCAGCCGGCCGACCTGGTCACGCGGGAGCCGTGCACCCATCACGATCCGCTCCGGCAGGCGTTCTTCGGCGACCTGCACACCCACACCGCCTTTTCCCTCGACGCCCTCGGACGCGGTGGATTCCAGACGCCCGACGACGCCTACCGGTTCGCCCGCGGGGAGGAGATCGGCCTCAGTCCGCTTGACGCCGACGGCCGGCCGGCGCGGGCCGCGCGGCTTGTCCGCCCCCTCGATTTCGCCGCGGTCACGGATCATTCCGAATGGCTGGGCGAGGTCGCGGTCTGCACCAACCCGTCTTCCCCCGTCTACGACTCGGCCGCCTGCCGCGGCCTGCGACCGGGCGGCACACCGGAGGAACGCGCAGCCTGGCAGGCGGACCGGCTTGCCGGACGGGGCCCGGTGGTCTGCGGCGACGACGGCCGGGACTGCCGCGACGGCCTCCTCACCGCGTGGGAGGCGACCCGCGAGGCGGCCGAGCGCTACTACGACCGCTCCAGCGACTGCTCGTTCACGACGTTCCACGCCTGGGAGTACACTCGCGCGCCGGGCCGTTCCAAGGTGCACCGCAACGTCATTCTCCGCAACGAGATCGGACCGGAACTGCCGATCTCCTGGATTGACGCGGACCAGCCCCGCGACCTGTGGACCCGGTTGAAGGCGCGCTGCAACGACACCGGCACCGGCTGCGAGGCGCTCACCATTCCCCACAATCCCAACATCTCCAACGGCCAGATGTTCACCCTGGACTGGGGCGGGTTGCCCATCGACGAACAGCGGGAGCGCGCCGCGCTGCGCAGCGAGATGGAGCCGCTGGTGGAGATGATGCAGGCCAAGGGCGAGTCCGAGTGCCGGCGGGGCATGTGGGACGTGGTCGGCGGCGAGGACGAGCTGTGCGACTTCGAGAAGGTCCGCTACATCGACGGCCAGCGCCCCCCCGACTGCGAGGACGGCACGGGTGAGGGCGGCCTCCGCGGCGAGGGGTGCCAGTCGCGCCTCGACTTCGTGCGCTATGCGCTCATCGAAGGCATCGCCCAGGAAGAACGCCTCGGGATCAACCCGATCCAGCTTGGTCTGATTGCCAGCACCGACGGACACAACGGCCTGCCGGGCGACACGGACGAGTACGACTACCAGGGTCACAACTCGAACGTCGACTCGGACCTGGAGAAGCGGCTCACGACCCAGGCCTACGCCCCGCACCCGCTCCGGAATCCCGGTGGGCTGATCGGCGTCTGGGCCGAGGAAAACTCGCGCGACTCGCTGTTCGACGCGATGCAGCGGAAGGAGACGTTCGGCACGAGCGGCGTCCGGATCCAGGCGCGGCTCTTCGGCGGCTGGGACCTGCCGGATCTCTGTTCCAGCAACGACATGATCGCCGAGGCGTACGAGACCGGCGTGCCGATGGGAAGCGTGCTGCCGGCCCGCGAAGGCTCCGGCGCGCCCCGCCTGTTCGTGACCGCCCTCGCCGATCCGGGCACGCCGGAACGTCCGGGGACCCCGCTTCAGCGTATCCAGATCATCAAGGGCTGGGTGGGGGATGACGGACGGTTTCACGAAGCGATCTACGACGTAGCCGGCGATCCGGACAACGGCGCCGGCGTCTCTCGGGAAACCTGCGCGCTGAGTGGGGAGGGCGCGGCGTCGTTGTGCACGGTCTGGACGGATCCCGATTTCGATCCGTCCCGTTCCGCCGTCTACTACGCCCGGGTGGTGGAGAATCCAAGCTGCCGCTGGAACGGCTATCAGTGCGCCGCGCTGCCCGCCGAGGAGCGTCCGGCGGCGTGTTCCAATCCCGACCTGCCGTGGAGGATCCAGGAGCGCGCCTGGACCTCGCCCATCTGGTACCGGGCCGACGATCAGTGA
- a CDS encoding peptidyl-prolyl cis-trans isomerase — translation MRDPLLLTFLLLGAAVFAVDYWLGDRADERPVVEVTADQVEQLRVRWMAQWGRAPNPEELQGLVDEAVDEEILYREAQRLGLGRDDAIVRRRLAQKLTFLLEDAGDAVAPTEEEIAEYFARESERYRRPARTSFDHVFLSGDRRTDAARDARALLDPVRADGNDGWERLGDPFMLARSYVERSDQEIAGLFGTDFAQAVADLPTGDWKGPVVSTYGVHLVRVNGRTAARAPALAELRDRVVADLRQERRRERSLAGYEELRESYEVRLPAGSSERLK, via the coding sequence GTGCGTGATCCCCTGCTGCTGACCTTCCTGCTGCTGGGGGCGGCAGTGTTCGCCGTCGATTACTGGTTGGGCGACCGCGCGGACGAGCGCCCGGTCGTCGAGGTGACCGCGGATCAGGTGGAGCAGCTTCGCGTGCGCTGGATGGCGCAGTGGGGCAGGGCGCCGAACCCGGAGGAGTTGCAGGGGCTGGTGGACGAAGCGGTCGACGAGGAGATCCTCTACCGCGAGGCGCAACGGCTGGGGCTCGGCCGGGACGACGCCATCGTGCGCCGCCGCCTCGCCCAGAAGCTCACGTTCCTGCTGGAGGACGCCGGCGACGCGGTGGCGCCGACCGAGGAGGAGATCGCGGAGTACTTCGCGCGAGAGTCCGAACGCTACCGGAGGCCGGCGCGGACGAGCTTCGATCACGTCTTCCTCTCGGGCGATCGCCGGACCGACGCGGCGCGCGACGCCCGGGCCCTGCTCGACCCGGTGCGCGCCGACGGGAATGATGGCTGGGAACGGTTGGGCGATCCCTTCATGCTGGCCCGGTCGTACGTCGAGCGCTCGGATCAGGAGATCGCCGGGCTTTTCGGAACGGACTTCGCGCAAGCCGTAGCCGACCTGCCCACCGGCGACTGGAAGGGTCCGGTGGTATCGACCTACGGCGTGCATCTGGTGCGCGTGAACGGCCGAACCGCTGCCCGCGCGCCGGCGCTTGCCGAGCTGCGCGACCGCGTCGTCGCGGATCTGCGACAGGAGCGCCGCCGCGAGCGAAGCCTGGCGGGCTACGAGGAACTGCGCGAGAGCTACGAGGTGCGGCTACCTGCGGGAAGCAGCGAGCGACTGAAGTGA
- a CDS encoding FAD-dependent oxidoreductase yields MSNPTRTPVRQPESVARVGRRRFLQLLGAGATLAAGASGRAHAVHGQASPDVVVVGAGTFGMWTALYLQRLGARVTVVDAYGAGNSRQTSGGETRGVRTSYGDRPHGRQWTGWAQRAIEGWLAWDEDHRARLLPRLFFRTGDLILREETNQYFTETREHWDALGTPYEVLAPDEVAYRWPWIRFENLGVALYEPGAGVVRARRAIESVARVFEDEGGTIRIDRAEFGARNGRSLGSLQLASGERLSAGTVVLACGPWFPKVLPGLMGQRVRIAMGHVFYFAVPSADTRFSYPYMPSYGVPGCTGWPALPPDHRGFRVRTGGRPPEDPDFSDRWIAPEYHDRPREILTRHFPDLVGAPINETRACHYESSVDRNFIIDVHPDLDNVWLAGGGSAEAFKFGPVLGDYIAHRVLDDDREPELADGFRLKDEEFESGA; encoded by the coding sequence TTGAGCAACCCAACCCGCACTCCGGTTCGCCAGCCGGAATCCGTCGCACGCGTCGGTCGGCGCCGTTTCCTGCAGCTCCTGGGCGCTGGCGCCACGTTGGCCGCAGGCGCCTCCGGGCGGGCCCACGCGGTTCATGGGCAGGCGTCGCCCGACGTGGTGGTGGTCGGCGCGGGAACGTTCGGCATGTGGACGGCGCTCTACCTGCAGCGTCTCGGCGCCCGCGTCACGGTGGTCGACGCCTACGGCGCGGGGAATTCCCGGCAGACCTCGGGTGGCGAGACCCGCGGGGTCCGTACGTCGTACGGCGACCGGCCCCACGGGCGGCAGTGGACGGGTTGGGCGCAGAGGGCCATCGAGGGCTGGCTCGCCTGGGACGAGGACCACCGCGCGCGGCTGCTGCCGCGCCTCTTCTTCAGGACCGGGGACCTGATTCTGCGTGAGGAGACCAACCAGTACTTCACGGAGACCCGCGAACATTGGGACGCGCTCGGCACCCCTTACGAAGTGCTTGCGCCGGACGAGGTCGCCTACCGCTGGCCGTGGATCCGGTTCGAGAATCTCGGTGTCGCCCTCTACGAACCGGGCGCCGGCGTGGTTCGGGCGCGACGCGCGATAGAGTCGGTGGCCCGCGTGTTCGAGGACGAAGGCGGGACGATCAGGATAGACCGTGCCGAGTTCGGCGCGCGGAACGGGCGGTCGCTCGGCTCGCTGCAACTCGCCTCGGGCGAGCGCCTGTCGGCGGGGACAGTCGTCCTCGCCTGCGGCCCCTGGTTCCCCAAGGTCCTGCCGGGGCTGATGGGGCAGCGGGTCCGCATCGCCATGGGTCACGTCTTCTACTTCGCGGTCCCATCGGCCGATACCCGTTTCTCGTATCCCTACATGCCGAGCTACGGCGTGCCGGGGTGCACCGGCTGGCCGGCCCTGCCGCCCGACCACCGGGGATTCCGCGTGCGCACCGGCGGCCGCCCGCCGGAGGATCCGGACTTCTCGGATCGCTGGATCGCCCCCGAGTATCACGACCGCCCGCGGGAGATCCTGACGCGGCACTTTCCGGATCTGGTGGGTGCGCCCATCAACGAGACCCGGGCCTGCCACTACGAGAGCAGCGTCGATCGGAACTTCATCATCGATGTCCACCCGGATCTGGACAACGTCTGGCTGGCCGGCGGCGGATCGGCCGAGGCCTTCAAGTTCGGGCCGGTGCTCGGGGACTACATCGCGCACCGTGTGCTCGATGACGATCGCGAACCCGAGCTGGCGGACGGCTTCCGCCTGAAGGACGAGGAGTTCGAATCCGGTGCGTGA
- a CDS encoding ABC transporter permease, translating to MKNRHALWPAIIAHRVCRAMMERMLRDLRQAVRALLGQRGFTLTALATLALGIGANVAMFGIVYAMLLRPLPYPDSDAIVRIGEMVGPAARASLFLSNATMPRIQEEADSFEQVAGYRATEMQLAGSDGATATRLRGAEVSPSMFPLLRTRPHLGRFFIADEAWEGEDQVVVLSYGAWARRFGSDPGIVGAVLDLNGNPHTVVGVTAEDFYFPTPETEAWTPFVITPFTSPAPPEPGEEAQGAVVVFFNALGRLRAGVSPQQAATEVRTILQQGSTPFLRALARTGTSQGGSGAGDTPEIDAVVIPLREDLVAEYRPALLALTAATALVLLIACINVAGLLLARGVTRQRALAVCAALGAGRGRMVRQVLTESIVLSLSGGAIGLAVATAVLRAVPALVPGDIARLDEAGVDDVVLAFTLGLSVLVGLVFGAVPAFQWSRVPLLRTLNEGSLQSTGGFRLLRAGRTRAALATAQVALALVLLVGAGLLLRSFVELVTVDRGYDPANVVTALTWNPDLRLESGAVDAERMELIRSGGQSFAEPLLDAADRLTALPGVEAVGLSTGLPLVNNASGFASVHVEGRPPASDPAEMPFASVRVASPGYFDALRLRLRSGRFYTRRDRAGSPQVCVVNETFAREVFRGEPAVGQRIRFGHAEAGGEPWEVVGVVADMRYEGIAVTPSPAEVFVPTYQMAGVPTVFLHQFVAVRTTGDPLPAVPFLREAVAEAHPSATIDNVSTLAARLSAAVAQPRFYASIVGFFAALALFLAAFGLYGLLSYVVAQRRREIGVRMALGAQRGSIVALVVRQGAMLIAAGAVAGLLAAAASSRVLEGFLYGVSTGDRLTFAVAPLVLVAVALVACWLPARRATRIEPMNVLRVE from the coding sequence ATGAAGAACCGCCACGCGCTCTGGCCGGCCATCATAGCGCACCGGGTCTGTCGTGCCATGATGGAGAGAATGCTCCGAGACCTCCGCCAGGCGGTGCGCGCGCTCCTCGGCCAACGCGGCTTTACCCTGACCGCGTTGGCAACCCTTGCCCTGGGCATTGGCGCGAACGTGGCGATGTTCGGCATCGTCTACGCCATGCTGCTCCGGCCGCTGCCCTATCCGGATTCCGACGCGATCGTGCGTATCGGCGAAATGGTCGGCCCGGCGGCCCGAGCGTCGCTGTTTCTGAGCAATGCGACGATGCCGCGGATCCAGGAGGAAGCCGATTCGTTCGAACAGGTCGCCGGCTATCGAGCGACGGAGATGCAGTTGGCAGGTTCGGACGGCGCGACTGCGACGCGCCTCCGCGGCGCGGAGGTCTCGCCGTCGATGTTCCCGCTGTTGCGAACGCGGCCCCACCTCGGCCGGTTCTTCATCGCGGATGAAGCTTGGGAGGGCGAGGATCAGGTCGTCGTGCTGAGCTACGGCGCCTGGGCCCGACGATTCGGGTCGGATCCGGGCATCGTAGGGGCCGTCCTCGACCTCAACGGCAACCCGCACACAGTCGTCGGAGTCACCGCGGAGGACTTCTATTTTCCCACCCCGGAGACCGAGGCCTGGACACCATTCGTGATAACGCCCTTTACGTCGCCGGCGCCGCCGGAGCCGGGCGAAGAGGCGCAGGGTGCCGTAGTCGTTTTCTTCAACGCACTGGGGCGTCTCCGCGCCGGCGTCTCGCCGCAGCAGGCCGCCACCGAGGTTCGCACGATTCTGCAACAGGGGAGCACTCCGTTCTTGCGAGCCCTTGCCAGGACCGGCACCAGCCAGGGAGGTTCAGGCGCGGGAGACACGCCGGAGATCGACGCGGTGGTGATTCCGTTGCGGGAGGACCTGGTGGCCGAGTACCGGCCGGCGCTCCTGGCGCTTACGGCGGCGACCGCGCTCGTCTTGCTCATCGCCTGCATCAACGTCGCGGGGCTGCTGCTTGCGCGAGGAGTGACACGGCAGCGGGCGCTGGCGGTCTGCGCGGCGCTCGGGGCGGGTCGCGGCCGCATGGTTCGGCAGGTCCTGACCGAGAGTATCGTGCTCAGCCTCAGCGGCGGGGCGATCGGACTGGCCGTGGCAACCGCCGTGTTGCGGGCTGTGCCGGCGCTGGTGCCAGGCGACATCGCGCGCCTCGACGAGGCGGGCGTGGACGACGTGGTGCTGGCGTTCACGCTCGGGTTGTCGGTGCTGGTGGGCTTGGTGTTCGGCGCCGTGCCGGCCTTCCAGTGGTCGCGCGTGCCACTGTTGCGGACACTGAACGAAGGAAGCCTGCAGTCGACCGGCGGTTTCCGGCTGCTGCGAGCCGGCCGGACCCGCGCCGCGCTGGCAACCGCGCAGGTGGCCTTGGCCCTGGTCTTGCTGGTCGGGGCCGGACTGCTGCTGCGCAGCTTCGTGGAGCTGGTGACGGTCGACCGGGGCTACGACCCCGCCAACGTCGTCACCGCCCTGACCTGGAACCCGGACCTGCGTCTTGAGTCCGGCGCGGTCGATGCGGAACGGATGGAGCTGATCAGGTCCGGAGGCCAGAGCTTCGCCGAGCCGCTGCTCGACGCGGCGGACCGGTTAACGGCTCTGCCGGGGGTGGAGGCAGTCGGCCTCTCGACCGGACTGCCGCTGGTCAACAATGCCTCCGGGTTTGCGAGCGTGCATGTCGAAGGCCGCCCGCCGGCGAGCGATCCGGCGGAAATGCCCTTTGCGTCAGTCCGGGTGGCGAGCCCCGGTTATTTCGACGCGTTGCGGCTACGCCTGCGTAGCGGACGCTTCTATACCCGTCGCGACAGGGCGGGCAGCCCGCAGGTCTGCGTGGTCAACGAGACGTTCGCTCGTGAGGTCTTTCGCGGTGAGCCCGCGGTTGGGCAACGGATCCGGTTCGGTCACGCCGAGGCGGGGGGCGAGCCGTGGGAAGTGGTCGGGGTGGTGGCGGACATGCGGTACGAGGGTATCGCGGTCACCCCGTCGCCGGCCGAGGTGTTCGTCCCCACCTACCAGATGGCGGGTGTGCCTACTGTCTTCCTCCACCAGTTCGTTGCCGTGCGGACGACCGGTGACCCGCTGCCCGCGGTCCCGTTCCTTCGCGAAGCGGTGGCCGAGGCACACCCGAGCGCGACCATCGACAACGTCTCGACCCTGGCCGCGCGGCTGTCCGCCGCAGTCGCTCAGCCCCGCTTCTATGCCAGCATCGTCGGCTTCTTCGCGGCGCTCGCGCTTTTCCTCGCTGCATTCGGCTTGTACGGCCTGCTCAGCTATGTCGTAGCCCAGCGGCGGCGGGAGATCGGTGTCCGGATGGCGCTCGGGGCGCAGCGCGGCAGCATCGTGGCGCTGGTGGTCCGTCAGGGGGCGATGCTCATTGCGGCCGGGGCCGTCGCCGGCCTGCTCGCGGCGGCCGCTTCGAGCCGCGTGCTGGAGGGCTTCCTGTACGGGGTCAGCACGGGCGACCGCCTGACATTCGCCGTAGCGCCGCTCGTGCTGGTGGCCGTCGCGCTCGTCGCCTGCTGGCTTCCGGCCCGGCGGGCGACGCGCATCGAGCCCATGAACGTCCTCCGCGTGGAGTAG